AGAATTTATTGGATGTTTCTTCATTGAAACATAAAGTTACTGCGAATAATATTGCGAATATCAACACTCCTGGTTACAAGAAAATGGAAGTGGACTTTGAAGATCAACTAAAAAAAGCCATGAAAAGTAATTCTTCAGGCGCATTTGCCTCTTTTCAGCCAAAAGTGGTTATTTCAAAAATCGAAGAGGATGCGAGTATGAGGAAGGACGGAAATACGGTAGATATGGAGAAAGAATTTGCAGGTTTACTGAAAAATACCGGTTCCTACAAAATATATTCTCAACTATTATCTAAAAAGTTCGATTTGGTACGGGAAGCAATTCAAGGTTCTAGAACATAAGGGAGCACTATTATGGGAATGGATAGGGTTTTTTCTGCGTTTGATATCAGTGCTTCAGCGCTTTCCGCTGAACGCGTGAGAATGAACGTAATTGCAAATAACATAGCAAATGCAAATGCTACGGATTCTCCGGAAGGTGGTCCTTATCGTAGAGAACAAGTTGTATTTGCATCAGTCCTGAGAGAAATGACAGGGAGTAAGGATATTGAAGGCGCTGGAAGGCTGGGTGGTGTTGAGGTGCAAAAAATTGTTAAAAGCCAAGAGCCTTTTAATAAAATATACATACCTGGTCATCCCAAGGCTGATCAAAATGGTTTTGTTGAAATGCCTAATGTAAATGTATCGATGGAGATGGTAGATCTTGTGACTGCAACAAGGGCTTATGAGGCAAATCTTGCAGTAATAAATTCTGCAAAGGATATGACTAATCAAGCATTGTCTATTCTGAAATGATAGGAGATTGAATAATGGCCGTATCACCTATTCATAATACAAACGCTATTCAGGCAAACAAGGAGGTCGTTAACCCTCTGGGAAAGCATGAAAATGGACCTTCGTTTAAAGAAACTATGGGTGGTTTTATTCATGAAATTAATGACCTGCAAACAAAGGCAAATGAGAGTATAGAAAGTTTTGCAATGGGAAAAGTGGAAAATGTACATGAGGTTATGCTTGCTATGTCTAAAGCTGAAGTCAGTTTTAAATTTATGATGGAAACACGCAACAAACTTGTTGAAACTTATAAGGAAATTATGCGTATGCAAATGTAAGACTCATCATAGCCTGTTGAAACAGTACCATCCCGCGGATTACTTGCCAGTTAACAGCTATTTTCCCTGCTTTCTACTTCAGTCCTGAATCTTGATTGAACTGAAATCATTCCTGTTTTAGTGGTTTTGCAGAAATCCCTAAAGAGTTTTTTTGGTAAAAGAGTGTTTGCCGGGAAAATACAAAACTGTCATTTCAATGAAAAAAAAATCTTTTGACGTCAAATACTTGGCGATCAATTGAGAAAATGTGATTATGAAATTGAACAGTTAAAAAAAAATATTGTTATAACTAAGAATATCCAAAAACAAATCATCAACCAAATATTCCAATAAATCATGCGCCACAACCGCCGGTCGATTCGTTTAAAAGCATATGATTATTCGCGGGAAGGCGGGTATTTTGTGACAATATGTACGCATGAGAGGCGGCGTTTGTTTGGGAATATCGATAATGGGGAAATGCAATTGAATACCATCGGCAGGATGGTTGAAAAATGTTGGAACGGTATTCCGGAATATTTTCCCCATGTAAAATTGGATGCATTTATCGTCATGCCGAATCATGTCCATGGAATTTTATATATTATCCACACCGTAGGGGCGAATAATCATTCGCCCCATTCGATCAATTCGCCCCCGACAAATGATAATCATGTATCCGTAAAATCAAAAGGGGCGAAAGATTTTTCGCCCCTACGATCGACACGACATCCACGTGGAACATCAAAAACAATTGGGTTGGTCATCCGTGGTGTTAAAATCGGCGTTACAAAATGGATTCGCAACAACGATATTTATTCGGTACGGGAGAATCATCATTCACCCAATTCCTCCGCTTCACCCCTTTGGCAACGCAATTATTATGAACATATTATCCGCGATGAACATGATTTAAACCGTATTCGCGCATACATTATCAATAATCCCGCGAAATGGGAAAAGGATGCCTATTATGCCGTTTAACGAACAAAACACCATTGAACAGTATGTGATCACAAAATTAACCGGACATAAATTTGTTACGGGCGCCGACAGCGCACGGCCTCAATATGGGAAAACGGTTCTGTGGAAATACCTGCCTGCCGAAGAGCTTAACAAGGATGAAGGAGACGTGATCGTTGAGAAGATGCTCAAAGACGCCCTGATTCGTATTAACCCTGAAATTCGGGCCATTCCCGATCGGGCGGATGAGGTGATTTATAAACTGCGGGCCATCCTTTTATCGGTGCATAAAGTAGGGCTTGTGAGAGCGAATGAAGAATTTACCCGATGGCTTCAGGGTGATAAGACCATGCCCTTTGGTGAAAATCATCAGCATGTGCCGGTGCGGCTTATTGATTATGAGAATCTGTCGAAATAAAGTTACCAGAGGAGCGACTAAAATACCGGATATGGCGCTTTTGGTGAATGGCATGCCGGTTTGTTATCGGCGAGTTTAAGACGCCGGTTCGCCCTGCCATATCATGGTTGGATGGGGCAACTCAGATCCATGATGATTACGAAAACAGCATTCCCGAACTCTTTGTGCCGAATATCTTCTCCCTTGCCACGGAGGGCAAGACGTTTCGCTATGGCTCTATTCGCATGCCGCTTGAGATATGGGGGCCGTGGCGGGATGAGTCAAGAGACGATACGGCATTAGGGGAGTTATTTGGTTTCAAGGAGGTTGAAATCGCGGTGGAATCGATGCTTAAGCCGTCCGTTATATTGGACATTTTAGAACACTTTACCATATTCGCCACAGACAAGAAAAACCAACGGATAAAAATTATTGCTCGTTATCAGCAGTACGAAGGCGCGAATTTGATGGTAAAGCGCGTGAAGGAAGGGATGATAAAGAGAGGTCTCATCTGGCATTTCCAGGGGTCGGGAAAATCGCTCCTTATGGTGTTTGCCGCACAAAAAATGCGCCGAGAGCCTGAACTGAAAAGCCCGACTGTTTTGATTATTGTAGATCGTATCGACCTTGATACACAGATTACGTCCACATTCAATGCCAGTGGTGTACCCAACATCGTGGAGACAGAGAGCAGGGAAGAGTTAGAACGGCTTTTACGGCAGGACACGCGGAAAATCATTATCACGATGATGCATAAATTCGCGGAAACCGATGGGGTGTTAAACGACAGGGATAATATTATCGCGCTTGTGGATGAGGCTCACAGGACACAGGAGGGAGACCTGGGAAGAAAGCTGCGCGATGCCCTGCCAAACGCGTTTTTCTTTGGGTTGACGGGGACTCCCATCAATAAAAGGGAGAGAAATACCTTTCGGACATTCAGCGCGGAAGAAGATTTCACCGGATATTTATCCCGATATTCCTTTGAGGAATCCCTGAAAGACAGAGCCACTCTGCCGCTCCACTTCGAACCGAGGCTGCTGGATGTGCATGTTGACAGAGAGATGATTGACGCGAAGTTTGACCAGATGACTGAGACACTTTCCGAAGAACAGAGGGCGCTTCTTGCGCAAAAGGCGGCCCAAATGTCCGCATTCTTAAAATCTCCCGAACGTGTGCGGAAAATCGTTGAGGATATTGCAAGACACTTTAAGGAGAAGATCGAACAGCAGGGGTTTAAGGTGCAGATTGTCTGTCCCGATAGATTCGCGTGTGCTCAGTACAAGCAGGAATTGGACAAAATTATCCCGCCGGACGAAAGTGTGGTTGTCATATCCATTAACCAATCAGATGATGAAGCATTTAAGAAAAAGTACCGGATGGATCGGGATGAACAGGAGAAGATTTTAGACCGTTTTCGTGATCCGAAAGACCCTCTTACATTTGTGATCGTGACCTCAAAGCTGTTAACCGGTTTTGACGCGCCTATTTTGCAGGTGATGTACATGGACAAGGCAATGAAAGACCATAATCTGTTGCAGGCCGTTTGCAGGACAAACCGTGTGTATAAGAAGAAATCACACGGGCTTATCGTGGATTATTATGGGGTGTTTGACGATGTTGCCAGGGCATTGGAGTTTGATGAGGCAACGGTACGGCAGGTAATCACAAATATTGGCACACTGAAAGAAAAGCTGAAAGAGGCGATTGCGCTATGCCTCGCGCATTTTCCCGACGTGGACAGGGGCATTGAAGGATACGAAGGACTTTTGCTTGCGCAGGAGTGTGTTAATACCAACGCGAAGCGTGATGCCTTTGCAAAGGATTACAGCTACCTCTCGCAATTGTGGGAGGCATTGTCGCCAGATCCCATTCTGGATGTTTATGAGAAGGATTATCGATGGATTAGCAGGGTTTACGAATCCGTTAAGCCACCGTCCGGGGATACGGGGCGTCTTTTATGGCACGCATTGGGCGCTCAAACAATGAAACTCATCCACGAGCATATCCACGTTGAAAAGATCAGTGATGATCTGGAAAAGATTATCCTGGATGCTGATGTCGTCGAAGATTTAATGAAATCAACAGATCCAAAAAAGACTAAACTCATTGGGATAGAGATCGTAAACAGGCTTCGTAAACATAAAGGCAACCCCAGGTTTGTTGAATTGGGGAAAAAACTGGAAGAATTGAGAGATAGGGCGGAACAGGGGCTTATCAATAGCGTCGATTTTCTCAAACATTTGATACAGTTGGCGATAGAAGTCGTTCAGGCGGAAAAAGAAGTTGATACTGAAGAAGAGCGAAAGGGAGCAAAGGCGGCGCTTACGGAGCTTTTCCTGGAAGTTCGTAACGATCAAACTCCGGCGATTGTTGAACGCATGGTAACCGATATCGATGAAATCGTAAAAATTGTACGTTTCCCCGGCTGGCAATCCACCACCGCCGGCGAGCGTGAAGTCAGGAAGGCCCTGCGCAAAACCCTTCTCAAATATAACCTCCACACCGATCAGGATCTATTTGAAAGGGCATATGGATATATACGGGAATATTATTGATGAAGATATTCATAAGCTATTCAAGGCAACGGGTCGCCCATTAGAAGGCTTTTGTACTTGACAAAAGCCTTCTAATGGGTGACTATTTTTAGCAGAATAGCCTTTTTCATTTTGCGCCTGTTGCCTCAGCGCCTGACACCGGTATCAATTAAATTTTGTATGTTATCAACTTCCTCCTGGTTCCGGTAATCAGGTTAGAAAGAAGTGATCGCTTACTCTAAAATACGCACAACTGTATCCCGATAAAGGGTAAAATCCTTTATGTTATTTCTGAGTACTCTGATAAGATTGATGAAGCCATCCTTGGGATGACAGACATATTCAGAGCCAGAGATGACGTGATTGTCAGGGAAAGGCGTTTATCCATGGGTAATTACGTTGTCAATAAGTGTATTATCGCAGAAAGAAAAACAACAAAGGACTTTGTCCTTTCGATAATTGACGGAAGGCTTTTCACTCAGGCATCCAGACTGAAAAAATATGCTGAAATCCCGCTGATGATCATAGAGGGAGCAAATTTGTACTCAACCGGATATGAAATGGACCCATAGGCAATCAAGGGCGCACTTGTATCTTTGTCGGTTTCCTGGCAAATACCTTTACTCTTTTCGAAAACTCCCCACGGAACAGTGGAGATATTGATCATGGCGGGATTTCAGCATATCAGATACGCCGACGAAATACACAAGAGGTCTGGCAGAAAACCGAAACGGATCAGTACCCGCAAATTGCACCTGCTCCAGGGACTGCCGGGTGTCGGGCCAAGGCTGGCCGGGCAGATGCTGGAACATTTCGGGAGCATAGAGAAGGTGATTGCCGCTGATGAGAAAGAACTGGCCGGTATCGGGGGTATCGGCAAAAGGAAGGTTGCAAAAATCCGTGAGATTGTGAAGTAAACGACATATCTTTTTCTGCGTGTTCAGCTTCCGCTGAAAAGAAAATAGTATGATCTGCTTAAAAACGCTCATCCTGCCCTTTTCTGAGCATCTTTGAGGATTTTGCCATTTTTCACCCTTTGAAATGTCTCTTGTAAAAACCGCCTTTATGTGTAAGCTGGAATATTCTTGGGATTGTTTTGCTTTTTTTAACATGTACATAAATTTCAGGGAGAACATGGGGGTTTTCAATGAAAAAATATATCATTCCTTCACTTATCCTTGTTGTTGCCATTATAGTGGTAATCGCGTTGGTGAAGAAGCCGGAATCACCATCGACATCAAAAAAGTCCGGTTCAGATGGTCAGGTATACTGGAACGAAGAAGCGCCACAAGAAGAGGCAGAGGACCGGGAGGAAATTTCCTTACAGAAGTTAACGTCCTTCGCCAGCGCATTTGTCAGGGTCCAGGCATATCTGGAAATTGTTGGCAAAAGTGCAAGGTACGAAGAAACGACAAGCATTGTCAAAAAGTATGGTTTAAGCGTTGAAGAGTATACGAAGATAGCAACACGCATGAGCGAGAATCCTGCATTCCGCGATAAAGTTCAAACACTCATAAAACATGTGGACCTGCGATAAAAACGGTATATCCCACGGAGAACCATGTCGCACTATTTTTGTATCTTGAGACAATCCTGCTCCGTCTCCATGTATAATAATAGGAATATATAACCCTTGTTACCATTGAGGGCAGGGGAAGGGAAAAAGGGCTCTCTTCCGACTGCACCTGCCCCTACGGCATAGATTGCAAACATGCTGTCGCTACGTTACTGGCATATTGTCAGGCGGTAAAAGAAAAGAAAGCGGTGCCTGTCGCAAAATCATCTGACCCTGATATGAAGAAACTTGAATCCTGGAGCGGCGAGAACGATGATGAAGAGTTTGATGAGGACTACGATGATTACGAAGGGTTTGACGCAGAAGATACCCTTGCCGGGAAGAAAGCGAAGGGAAAAAAATTTGCTGATAGTTCAAACAAAGAAAAAGAGCTTGTCGATTTTCTTGACCGACATACAAAGGAATCGTTGAAGGAGCTGATACTACAACTGACAAAGACCTACCCTGACTACATTCATTCCGAAAAAAGCAGATACGTAATTTCTCATACATACTCACCACTTGCCTGCCTAAAAAACTTATGACAAAGGCACAAGCAAACAACTCATCCTGTCATCATCACGCCGCTAGCACCTCCTGCTTGCTTTCAGCGCAGGTAAAAATTCCTTTCTTACCTCTTTTATTAAGCAGCCAATGTTTCATTGAATATCATTTAAAATCATAACAAAACGGGCAAGACAAGGGGGCGAGGCAGCGCCTCGTCCCTACGATAAATTTTTGGTATTTATTTCAAATTATATTTACATTCTTAAAATATATTAATTACATTTTACATATAATGGTAAAATATGTAATTTTACCATGGTATAAAATGATATTCCGGATCTCATGCTGCCAGCACCTCATTTAATTCATCCATGATCTTCCACAAATATTCACCAAACAGCTGATACGCCCTGCCCAGACCACCTTCGGGCTTGAAGGGTACAGATTCAAAGTCGTCCTTCTCGATACTGAGACTCCCAACAATGTGCTCCTTGATCATCTCAAGCCAGTAGAGTTGTTCCTCGGTAAACCTCCTGCCTGCCTTCGGCGCAGGCACGTTTATCTGCGCATTGTCAGAGGCAGGCAGATTTTCCTGGTCAGTCAGCCATTTTTTGAAGTTGGCATTTACCTTATCTGCAAAGGGCGCAAGTTCATCCTCCTGATGCAGGGCAAAGCGAATGAGTGATACGAGATCGGTGAGAATCTTCTGCGCACACGCGCCCCTGACCCTTGATTTCTCCAGGGCGGCATAGGCGTTTCAGAGCCTGTCCACGCCCCAGCGATACGGAGGCTTTTCAATGATGTTTGCAATCTCCCTGATCTGCTCAAATCGAAGCCTTGACCTGTATGGCTTGCTGTAAAGTATTTGAAGGGCACTTATTTCATCCTTGTTATCCTTTATAAATTGCTCAAAAGAGCTAACCAGACCTTTTGCCTTTCTCAGAGCTTCCGCGCTGAACCCCACCTCGGTGACTTCATCTTTACTTATGGTGTCTATCGTCTGTTCATCGGTTTTCTGTAATTCTACAAGCCTTTTGCGGAGTTCCGGTTTATGAAAAGGTTTCACCGCCTCTTTTTTCATTTTTTCTGCCGCCTGTTTGATCTGCTCTGCCTGTGCGTGTTCACACGCAGACAGGTCTGATTTTGGTTCCGTCTGCCCACCTGCACCTTGTGCGCGGGCAAGTTCAATATGTTTGTCAGGGTTGACTGACTGAATAAGGCTACCGGCTAATTCCTTAAGGTTTTTACCTTCAGAAAGTTTCGCAACTTCGACCTTTTCTTCCGAAGAGATTTTTTATCCAGTCTCGCGAGTCTTCCGGCTATGGAGGAAAGCACATCATCTTTAATATTTCCGAGGGCAACGGACTGAAGAAGCTTTTCCAGAGATATGGTCCTCTTCCTCTCCAAAGGACGGGAATCGGTCTTGTCCTTCTCGCCGATACCCACGGCATCGACAATTCGCTCTTCCTTAGTGCACAATTCATTGCTGAAAAATAACCATATTCTTTTATTCCTTCTCTAAATCCTCAACGGTAATTTACCAGTTTTAATAGACCATTCACGAATCGCAGTACTCCAGATTCCTGTAGAGAAAATCCTAATATCTCAAAAATTTGCGCATCTTTTAGGGGAACGACATTCGATTTTGTTTAAAATACAGCATGTCAAAATAATGTACGGAATAAACGATGGAGCATGGGAATTATCAACCTTTTTTTATAGGAGTAAATATATTGTTAGAATTATTCGTATGTAAAATAATTCTAAGTGGTAGCATAAAGGTAATATATGATTAATTTCCATTTAGAAAACTCGTAATGGTTTATTGGTATTGTACTTGCTTTTTACTTGTTTCAGCAATGAAAGTATTTTCTAACATTATGCAAGGAGATAGATAGGTATGGGTCTCGATATTAAAAATAGCGCTGGTCAATTTACAAATATATGGAATGGAATTAGTTTTCCTCAAAAATTCATTATGATACTGCTGACGCTTTCATTTATCGGAGGAATTGTTGGGGTAACACAATGGGCGAGAAAACCTGATTATGGGTTGTTGTATGGGGATCTTGACCCTAAGGAAAGTAGTCAGATAGTTGAAAAACTGAAGGAAGCACATATTCCCTATAAAATTACCAGTAACGGGACTATGATTTTGATTTCCAATGAACATGTGCATGAAATGCGAATGAAACTTGCAAGCGAGGGATTACCACGTGAAGAATCTGGATACGAGATATTGGATAAGGTTAGTTTTGGCACGTCAGATTTTATTCAAAAGATTAATTATCGTAGGGCGATTCAAGGTGAGCTTGCAAAAACAATAGAACATCTGGATTATGTAGATTGGGCACAGGTGCATCTTGCAGTGCCGGAATCTTCTCTATTCGTAGAGGAAGAAAAACCGGTAACTGCCTCGGTAATCCTGAAGGTGAGAACTGGTGGTAAATTGAAAGAAGAAAAGGTTGCAAGTATTGTTCATCTGGTAAGCGCCAGCGTTGAGGGGCTTGAGACGAACAATGTTACCGTTACCGACACGAGAGGAAATTTACTTTCAAAGAAAAAATCCATGATGTCGATGACTGGTACAAGCAATGATGAATTGGATATTAGAATGAAAATAGAAGACTATTATGTGGTGAAAGCCCAGGAGCTGCTTGAAAAAATTGTCGGACCTGGGAAAGCCGTCGTAAGAGTAAGCGCGGACCTGGACTTTAAGCATGTAGATGAAAAGAGAATTGAATTTGATCCTGAAAAAAGGGTTCCAAGGGTGCAGACAGTTACAACGAGAGTTTCTGGTGGCTCACCTTTTTCTGGAGGGGGGGGTATTGC
Above is a window of Candidatus Brocadiaceae bacterium DNA encoding:
- a CDS encoding helix-hairpin-helix domain-containing protein, whose product is MAGFQHIRYADEIHKRSGRKPKRISTRKLHLLQGLPGVGPRLAGQMLEHFGSIEKVIAADEKELAGIGGIGKRKVAKIREIVK
- a CDS encoding DUF4168 domain-containing protein, which translates into the protein MKKYIIPSLILVVAIIVVIALVKKPESPSTSKKSGSDGQVYWNEEAPQEEAEDREEISLQKLTSFASAFVRVQAYLEIVGKSARYEETTSIVKKYGLSVEEYTKIATRMSENPAFRDKVQTLIKHVDLR
- the flgB gene encoding flagellar basal body rod protein FlgB, which translates into the protein MVTELGKTFQLLENLLDVSSLKHKVTANNIANINTPGYKKMEVDFEDQLKKAMKSNSSGAFASFQPKVVISKIEEDASMRKDGNTVDMEKEFAGLLKNTGSYKIYSQLLSKKFDLVREAIQGSRT
- a CDS encoding HsdR family type I site-specific deoxyribonuclease; translated protein: MACRFVIGEFKTPVRPAISWLDGATQIHDDYENSIPELFVPNIFSLATEGKTFRYGSIRMPLEIWGPWRDESRDDTALGELFGFKEVEIAVESMLKPSVILDILEHFTIFATDKKNQRIKIIARYQQYEGANLMVKRVKEGMIKRGLIWHFQGSGKSLLMVFAAQKMRREPELKSPTVLIIVDRIDLDTQITSTFNASGVPNIVETESREELERLLRQDTRKIIITMMHKFAETDGVLNDRDNIIALVDEAHRTQEGDLGRKLRDALPNAFFFGLTGTPINKRERNTFRTFSAEEDFTGYLSRYSFEESLKDRATLPLHFEPRLLDVHVDREMIDAKFDQMTETLSEEQRALLAQKAAQMSAFLKSPERVRKIVEDIARHFKEKIEQQGFKVQIVCPDRFACAQYKQELDKIIPPDESVVVISINQSDDEAFKKKYRMDRDEQEKILDRFRDPKDPLTFVIVTSKLLTGFDAPILQVMYMDKAMKDHNLLQAVCRTNRVYKKKSHGLIVDYYGVFDDVARALEFDEATVRQVITNIGTLKEKLKEAIALCLAHFPDVDRGIEGYEGLLLAQECVNTNAKRDAFAKDYSYLSQLWEALSPDPILDVYEKDYRWISRVYESVKPPSGDTGRLLWHALGAQTMKLIHEHIHVEKISDDLEKIILDADVVEDLMKSTDPKKTKLIGIEIVNRLRKHKGNPRFVELGKKLEELRDRAEQGLINSVDFLKHLIQLAIEVVQAEKEVDTEEERKGAKAALTELFLEVRNDQTPAIVERMVTDIDEIVKIVRFPGWQSTTAGEREVRKALRKTLLKYNLHTDQDLFERAYGYIREYY
- the flgC gene encoding flagellar basal body rod protein FlgC is translated as MGMDRVFSAFDISASALSAERVRMNVIANNIANANATDSPEGGPYRREQVVFASVLREMTGSKDIEGAGRLGGVEVQKIVKSQEPFNKIYIPGHPKADQNGFVEMPNVNVSMEMVDLVTATRAYEANLAVINSAKDMTNQALSILK
- the fliF gene encoding flagellar M-ring protein FliF, yielding MGLDIKNSAGQFTNIWNGISFPQKFIMILLTLSFIGGIVGVTQWARKPDYGLLYGDLDPKESSQIVEKLKEAHIPYKITSNGTMILISNEHVHEMRMKLASEGLPREESGYEILDKVSFGTSDFIQKINYRRAIQGELAKTIEHLDYVDWAQVHLAVPESSLFVEEEKPVTASVILKVRTGGKLKEEKVASIVHLVSASVEGLETNNVTVTDTRGNLLSKKKSMMSMTGTSNDELDIRMKIEDYYVVKAQELLEKIVGPGKAVVRVSADLDFKHVDEKRIEFDPEKRVPRVQTVTTRVSGGSPFSGGGGIAGMQANLNLSQSGIIQSAGSSEEEETAQTQYELSKLERVVSDHGASLKRLSVAVLLDGSYEETVSEDGEVQRTYIPRSRGEMERVAALVKQAMGIDESNYRNDSFEIQNIQFHEPDYKDEAEKLEGEQKKEFIIKVAKNGSLGITVIAFLLFVMKSIGKMKNQKENGLAVSSAQIKKHYEAAKGRAGKRKAMTPEEYRAGKDAYMDAIDVEDDEFENEHRRLEAEALAEEKRLQAEEKRVAMMREQVVKMVKKSPSVTAGSLKRWIVDDTLLGKK
- a CDS encoding type I restriction endonuclease, whose protein sequence is MPFNEQNTIEQYVITKLTGHKFVTGADSARPQYGKTVLWKYLPAEELNKDEGDVIVEKMLKDALIRINPEIRAIPDRADEVIYKLRAILLSVHKVGLVRANEEFTRWLQGDKTMPFGENHQHVPVRLIDYENLSK
- the fliE gene encoding flagellar hook-basal body complex protein FliE, coding for MAVSPIHNTNAIQANKEVVNPLGKHENGPSFKETMGGFIHEINDLQTKANESIESFAMGKVENVHEVMLAMSKAEVSFKFMMETRNKLVETYKEIMRMQM